The Geobacter sp. AOG2 genome includes a window with the following:
- the hrcA gene encoding heat-inducible transcriptional repressor HrcA: MDVELSIRSRQILEAIVEDYIATAEPVGSGSVARRHALPLSPATIRNVMANLEEMGLLTSPHTSAGRVPTEKAYRLYVDSLVALRQVSRDEKKLIIRRCREAGSGLLGILKETSRTLSSLSNYMGLVVAPSFTADVFRHIEFIRIGSHKVLAILVSSNGTVQNRLVETDTELPQADLVTMGNYLNELMQGLTISQARHRILEEMSTEKVRYDSLMLRALRLSEQAVSVEGDEVFVEGQARILDQPEFNDVGRMKDIFRAFEQKGLLLKLLERCMSADGVQIYIGSESPLSQSAGVSLITSRFVTSSNTVGLLGVIGPTRMGYSSVIPIVDYTARLVSRLLTET, from the coding sequence ATGGATGTGGAACTGTCGATAAGAAGCAGACAGATACTCGAAGCGATCGTCGAGGATTACATCGCCACCGCCGAGCCGGTCGGGAGCGGTTCCGTGGCGCGCCGGCACGCCCTGCCCCTCTCGCCGGCCACCATCAGGAACGTCATGGCCAATCTGGAGGAAATGGGGCTTTTGACCTCACCCCATACCTCGGCCGGCCGGGTACCTACCGAAAAGGCCTACCGGCTCTACGTCGATTCCCTCGTGGCGTTGCGGCAGGTAAGCCGCGATGAAAAAAAACTGATCATACGCCGTTGTCGCGAGGCCGGATCGGGGCTGTTGGGAATCCTCAAGGAAACCAGCCGGACCCTGTCGTCGCTTTCCAATTATATGGGTCTCGTGGTGGCGCCCAGCTTTACCGCGGATGTGTTCCGCCACATCGAATTCATCCGTATCGGCAGCCACAAGGTGCTGGCGATCCTGGTCTCCAGCAATGGAACGGTGCAGAACCGCCTGGTGGAGACCGACACGGAACTCCCCCAGGCCGACCTGGTCACCATGGGCAATTATCTGAATGAGCTTATGCAGGGGCTCACCATCTCCCAGGCGCGTCACCGCATCCTGGAAGAGATGAGCACCGAAAAGGTACGGTACGACAGCCTCATGCTGCGCGCCCTGCGCCTGAGTGAACAGGCGGTTTCCGTCGAGGGGGACGAGGTATTCGTCGAGGGGCAGGCCCGGATCCTCGACCAGCCCGAGTTCAATGATGTGGGGCGCATGAAGGATATCTTCCGCGCCTTCGAACAGAAGGGGCTGCTGTTGAAGCTGCTGGAACGCTGCATGTCGGCTGACGGGGTACAGATCTATATCGGTTCCGAATCGCCCTTGAGCCAGTCGGCCGGCGTCAGCCTGATCACCTCCCGTTTTGTCACCAGCAGCAATACGGTCGGGCTGCTGGGGGTGATCGGCCCCACCCGCATGGGTTACTCCAGCGTCATCCCCATCGTGGATTACACCGCACGCCTGGTGAGCCGGTTGCTCACGGAGACTTGA
- a CDS encoding homocysteine S-methyltransferase family protein — protein MKPFLEAIQEKVLILDGAMGTMLQERGLKPGQSPEELNLTMPEVVASVHRDYVAAGADIIVTNTFGGSRFKLAHYGLEGRLAEINARAVEIARKEAKGLAYVGASIGPTGQFVEPVGEIPFDGMKDAFREQAAALIDAGADLITLETFLDIKECRAALIAIREVSATIPVIAMLTFDDNGRSVLGTPPESAAITLAAAGADIIGSNCGLGVDGIYDILCKMRTATRLPLISQANAGLPQLIDGATVFPGTPEEMTAYHERMIGLGVRVIGGCCGTTPAHIRAMKAALGTMQEPWRPHPETTGATLLSSRSGWTVVGGGTKTAIIGERINPTGKKLYSQELQEGKVAYIRREAMEQVAAGATLLDVNVGAPGIDEPAAMERAVFCAAAAAAVPLVLDSSSPAALERGLKAADGKVLINSVSGEAKSLRRVLPLAKKYGAAVIGLALDKKGIPDTAEGRLAIARRIRNAARRHGIPDADIIIDCLTLTVSAEQKRAAETLRAIRLVKQKLGLSTVLGVSNISFGLPQRPLISSAFFAMAMEAGLDAAIINPKDRAMMDAWRSAMVLLNRDHQAAAYIEAYRGEQVPAAAQAVASDIPLSIRERLARAVIDGDRDGIVPLVEEALREGLAPMQVSNEGFLPGLEEVGRRFEKNIFFLPQVMQSADTMQAGFARLKEEMKGQAFESRGRILMATVEGDIHDIGKNIVCTLLENHGFEVFDIGKNVSAATIIAKAKEHAVDAVGLSALMTTTMSEMGNVIKRLKTAGIKTFTMVGGAVVTQEYADRIGADLYARDAMEAVARIKQLLGAEG, from the coding sequence ATGAAGCCATTTCTCGAAGCGATACAGGAAAAGGTGCTTATTCTCGACGGAGCCATGGGCACCATGCTCCAGGAACGGGGGTTGAAGCCGGGGCAGTCTCCGGAGGAACTCAACCTGACCATGCCGGAGGTGGTGGCATCGGTGCACCGCGATTATGTTGCGGCCGGAGCCGACATCATCGTCACCAACACCTTCGGCGGCAGCCGTTTCAAACTGGCCCATTACGGCCTTGAGGGACGGCTGGCCGAGATCAACGCCCGCGCCGTGGAGATCGCGCGCAAGGAGGCCAAAGGCCTGGCGTATGTGGGTGCTTCCATCGGTCCCACCGGCCAGTTCGTGGAGCCTGTGGGCGAGATCCCCTTCGACGGGATGAAGGACGCTTTCCGCGAACAGGCGGCGGCGTTGATCGATGCCGGAGCCGACCTGATCACTCTGGAGACGTTTCTGGATATCAAGGAGTGCCGCGCGGCCCTGATCGCCATCCGCGAGGTTTCCGCGACCATCCCGGTCATCGCCATGCTGACCTTTGACGATAACGGCCGTTCGGTGCTGGGTACGCCGCCCGAGTCGGCCGCCATCACCCTGGCCGCCGCCGGGGCCGACATCATCGGTTCCAACTGCGGGCTGGGGGTGGACGGCATCTACGATATCCTCTGCAAGATGCGCACGGCGACCCGCCTGCCGCTGATCTCCCAGGCAAACGCCGGCTTGCCGCAACTCATCGACGGGGCAACCGTCTTTCCCGGTACGCCGGAGGAGATGACCGCCTATCACGAACGGATGATCGGGCTGGGAGTGCGGGTGATCGGCGGCTGCTGCGGCACCACCCCTGCCCATATCCGCGCCATGAAGGCGGCGCTCGGTACGATGCAGGAGCCCTGGAGGCCCCACCCGGAAACGACCGGCGCCACGCTCCTCTCCAGCCGTTCAGGCTGGACGGTGGTGGGGGGAGGCACCAAGACCGCCATCATCGGCGAGCGCATCAATCCCACCGGGAAAAAGCTCTACTCCCAGGAACTCCAGGAAGGCAAGGTGGCCTATATCCGCCGGGAGGCCATGGAGCAGGTTGCGGCCGGAGCGACCCTTTTGGACGTGAATGTGGGAGCGCCGGGTATCGACGAACCGGCCGCCATGGAACGGGCCGTGTTCTGCGCCGCAGCGGCGGCCGCCGTACCCCTGGTGCTGGATTCCTCCAGCCCGGCCGCTCTGGAGCGGGGGCTCAAGGCCGCCGACGGCAAGGTCCTGATCAACTCGGTTTCCGGCGAGGCCAAGAGTCTGCGTCGCGTGCTGCCCCTGGCCAAAAAATACGGAGCCGCCGTGATCGGCCTGGCCCTGGACAAGAAGGGCATCCCCGATACCGCCGAGGGACGGCTGGCCATCGCCCGCCGTATCCGCAACGCCGCCCGGCGGCACGGTATCCCTGACGCCGACATCATCATCGACTGTCTGACCCTGACGGTCAGTGCCGAGCAGAAACGGGCCGCCGAGACCTTGCGGGCCATCCGGCTGGTCAAACAGAAATTGGGGCTTTCCACGGTACTGGGGGTCAGCAACATCTCTTTCGGACTGCCCCAGCGTCCGCTGATTTCGTCGGCATTCTTCGCCATGGCCATGGAGGCCGGGCTGGATGCCGCCATCATCAATCCCAAGGACCGGGCCATGATGGATGCCTGGCGCTCGGCCATGGTGCTTCTGAACCGCGATCACCAGGCGGCGGCCTACATCGAGGCTTATCGCGGCGAACAGGTCCCCGCGGCGGCTCAGGCCGTTGCGTCCGATATCCCGCTTTCCATTCGCGAACGGCTTGCGCGGGCGGTCATCGATGGCGACCGGGACGGCATCGTCCCGCTGGTGGAAGAGGCCTTGCGTGAGGGGTTGGCCCCGATGCAGGTCAGCAACGAGGGGTTTTTGCCCGGCCTGGAGGAGGTGGGACGGCGTTTTGAGAAGAATATCTTCTTTCTGCCCCAGGTCATGCAGTCCGCCGACACCATGCAGGCCGGTTTCGCCCGCCTGAAAGAGGAGATGAAAGGGCAGGCGTTCGAGAGTCGCGGCCGCATCCTCATGGCCACCGTCGAGGGGGACATCCACGACATCGGTAAAAACATCGTCTGCACCTTGCTGGAAAATCACGGCTTCGAGGTCTTCGACATCGGCAAGAACGTCTCTGCCGCCACCATTATCGCCAAGGCAAAGGAACATGCCGTCGACGCAGTGGGGCTCTCGGCCCTGATGACCACCACCATGTCCGAAATGGGCAATGTGATTAAACGGCTCAAGACCGCCGGGATAAAAACCTTCACCATGGTGGGGGGGGCGGTGGTCACCCAGGAATACGCCGACCGGATCGGTGCCGACCTTTATGCCCGCGACGCCATGGAGGCGGTCGCCAGGATCAAGCAACTGCTGGGGGCGGAGGGGTGA
- the grpE gene encoding nucleotide exchange factor GrpE, with protein MKAHDTVEPKNAEQTSRDGGTADQAAAGALEVEPLTIEEQLAAKEKEARENWDRFLRERADLENFRKRANREKEELLNYGYKSLIEEILPVLDNLERALKHASDDGLPALVEGIRMTHVMLLTSLRKFNVTPVEAVGAPFDPAFHQAMAQVPTDEHPPNTVVEEYQKGYLLKDRLLRPAMVSVSTSPKNGEA; from the coding sequence ATGAAAGCGCACGATACTGTTGAGCCGAAGAATGCCGAACAAACTTCCCGCGATGGCGGCACTGCCGACCAGGCCGCTGCCGGGGCGCTTGAAGTCGAGCCCCTGACGATCGAGGAGCAACTTGCCGCCAAGGAAAAAGAGGCGCGGGAAAACTGGGACCGCTTTCTGCGGGAACGCGCCGACCTGGAAAACTTCCGCAAACGCGCCAACCGGGAAAAAGAGGAGTTGCTCAATTACGGCTACAAGTCGCTGATCGAAGAGATTCTGCCGGTGCTGGACAACCTGGAGCGGGCGCTGAAACACGCCTCCGATGACGGGCTGCCCGCCTTGGTGGAGGGGATACGCATGACCCACGTCATGCTGCTCACGTCGCTTCGAAAATTCAACGTGACCCCGGTCGAAGCTGTCGGCGCCCCCTTTGACCCGGCCTTTCACCAGGCCATGGCCCAGGTGCCGACCGACGAGCATCCTCCCAACACGGTTGTGGAGGAATACCAGAAGGGCTACCTGCTGAAGGACCGCCTGCTGCGCCCGGCCATGGTGTCGGTTTCGACCTCCCCGAAGAACGGAGAGGCCTGA
- a CDS encoding GerMN domain-containing protein has translation MPPIRRKRINIGLVLPFLVIALVFGGMLWQKYQASHKIPPAPQISQPSGTRTAVLFFVADGSRLAREARELEPCNETGACIRNTLDALLSGPLGDYDEALPESTVLNSVRLEGATAVVDLNRSFAADLPSGSSAEMLAVYSLVDTICVNYPQVRRVKLTIEGNGSAVLGHLDLSEPLEPDYSLEQAAGQTPAAAPSLPKKETP, from the coding sequence ATGCCACCGATTCGGCGCAAACGCATCAATATAGGTCTGGTTCTGCCGTTTCTGGTAATTGCCCTGGTGTTCGGCGGGATGCTCTGGCAAAAATATCAAGCCAGCCACAAGATTCCACCGGCCCCGCAGATCAGTCAGCCTTCGGGAACCCGTACGGCGGTGCTGTTTTTTGTGGCCGACGGTAGCCGGTTGGCGCGCGAGGCCCGCGAACTGGAACCGTGCAATGAAACCGGGGCGTGCATCAGGAATACGCTGGACGCGCTTTTGAGCGGCCCGCTGGGAGACTATGACGAAGCCCTGCCGGAAAGCACGGTGCTGAACAGTGTCCGCCTGGAAGGGGCCACGGCCGTCGTCGATCTGAACCGGAGTTTTGCGGCGGACCTGCCGTCGGGCAGCTCGGCTGAAATGTTGGCGGTGTATTCCCTCGTCGATACGATTTGCGTCAATTACCCCCAGGTCCGCCGGGTGAAGCTCACGATCGAGGGAAATGGTTCCGCCGTGCTGGGCCATCTGGACCTGTCCGAACCCCTGGAGCCCGATTATTCCCTGGAACAAGCCGCCGGACAAACTCCGGCCGCCGCGCCATCCCTACCGAAAAAGGAAACGCCATGA
- the murI gene encoding glutamate racemase, whose protein sequence is MSWQAIGIFDSGVGGLTVLREITRTLPQEDTIYFGDTARVPYGTKSPETVSRYAHEITSFLMRRDIKLLVVACNTVSAVALPGLKRQFPLPVVGVIEPGARRAVEVTRSGRVGVIGTSGTIRSSAYTRAIKRLKPDAEVLTRACPLFVPLAEEGWVDNQVARLTAESYLLELKEAGIDTLVLGCTHYPLLKPLIAEIMGPDVTLVDSAEETARTVAAILADKHLLRPATEKGNHHYYVSDIPAGFIRVGNRFLGGRLGDVYQVDLDKDGEEC, encoded by the coding sequence GTGTCTTGGCAGGCCATCGGCATATTTGATTCGGGGGTGGGAGGGTTGACGGTGCTGCGGGAGATCACCCGGACCCTTCCCCAGGAAGATACCATCTACTTCGGCGACACGGCTCGGGTGCCTTATGGCACCAAGTCGCCCGAAACCGTGTCCCGCTACGCCCACGAGATTACCTCGTTTCTCATGCGGCGGGACATCAAGCTCTTGGTCGTTGCCTGCAACACCGTCTCGGCCGTGGCGCTTCCCGGGCTGAAGCGGCAATTTCCCCTCCCGGTCGTCGGGGTGATCGAGCCGGGGGCGCGCCGCGCGGTTGAAGTGACCCGCAGCGGGCGCGTGGGGGTGATCGGCACGTCCGGCACCATCAGGAGCAGCGCCTATACCCGTGCCATCAAACGGCTCAAACCGGATGCGGAGGTGTTGACCCGCGCCTGCCCGTTGTTCGTCCCCCTGGCGGAGGAGGGGTGGGTCGACAACCAGGTGGCGCGCCTCACGGCGGAGAGCTACCTGCTGGAACTGAAAGAGGCCGGAATCGATACCCTGGTGTTGGGCTGCACCCACTATCCCCTCCTCAAACCGCTCATCGCCGAGATCATGGGGCCGGACGTAACCCTGGTGGATTCGGCTGAAGAAACGGCCCGGACCGTGGCCGCCATTCTGGCCGACAAGCATCTCCTGCGCCCGGCGACGGAGAAGGGGAACCATCACTACTACGTCAGCGACATCCCGGCCGGTTTTATCCGGGTGGGGAACCGTTTCCTGGGGGGGCGACTGGGGGATGTGTATCAGGTTGACCTTGACAAAGACGGGGAGGAGTGCTGA